The Fodinibius saliphilus genomic interval GTATTGACCCCCGCAGCGACACCTTTAAAAAAGCACTGGCCGGTGGCATTACTACCGTTAATGTAATGCCGGGCTCTGGTCATTTAATGAGTGGCCAAACTGTTTATCTAAAGCTACGAAAAGCTAATAAAATTGAGGATATGCTGCTTGTTGAAGACCCTCAAGAAGAAGTGGCAGGCGGTCTAAAAATGGCAAATGGTACGAATCCTATTGGTAAGGGGCCCTTTCCCGGTACACGAGCAAAATCGGCCTCAATGGTTCGCGAACTCTTTATTAAAGCCCAAAACTATAAAGGTAAAGTAGAGAAAGCCGATGGCGACCCGGAAAAAATGCCGACCCGTGATATCGGTATGGAAACACTGGTAGATGTATTAAATGGAAAACGCATTGTTCATCATCATACGCATCGCCATGATGATATTTTAACAGCTATTCGCCTCGCTGAAGAGTTCGATTACCGACTAGTTCTACACCATGTAAGCGAAGCTTGGAAAGTAGCTGATGAAATTGCTGAAGCTGATATCCCTGCTTCAATTATTGTACTGGATTCTCCCGGAGGTAAAATGGAGGCGGTAGATATTAAATATAAAAATGGGGCAGTCTTGGAAGACGCAGGCGTTACTGTAGGATATCATACCGATGCTTCTATTACCGACACTCGCTTATTTCTACGTTCAGGTGCCTTCGGTGTACGAGCCGGCATGAGTCGTAAAGGAGCACTCAAAGCACTTACTATTGAAAATGCGAAGATGCTGGATGCCCAAAACCGTGTAGGAACCCTTGAAAAAGGTAAGGATGCTGATTTTATCATTCTTTCCGGTGATCCATTGAGCGTGTACACCCGTGTGCAACAAACGTGGGTTGAGGGAAAGAAAAGGTTCGATATCTCAAATCCTAAAGATCGAAAGTACGCTACCGGCGGCTATAACGTCTTTGAACGGACGACCCAAAATCACAACCACGGACGCAAGTAATGCTCTTTACTGCTGACTTTATACTAAAAAAGGTTAGTTCAAAGAAATTAAGACAAAAAATCATCCAACTATGAAGAACCGAATTACACTATTTCTTTTTACGCTGCTTCTTGGTATTTCTATGAGCAGTTATTCGCAAGTAGCCGTACAGGCGGATACTATTTACACTATGGACGGCGATAAAATTATTGATGGCATCGTCTTAGTAAAAGGAGAAAAAATTGAAGCGATCGGCCCGGCAACTGATGTTCAAGTTCCTTCTGATTACCAGATGCATAAGACCTCTGTGGTAACACCGGGCTTCATTGATGCCCACACGGTGGTTGGTTTAGCTGGAATATTTAACCAAGACAGCGATCAAGACCAGCTGGAAACATCGTCTGCGATACAACCCCATTTACGTGCCTTTGATGCTTACAATGCCCGAGAAGAACTCGTGAAATTTGTACTCGACAAAGGGGTAACCACAGTTCATACCGGTCATGGTCCCGGGGCATTAGCCAGCGGACAAACGATGATCGCTAAAACAGCATATAATACTGTCAAAAAAGCAGTTTTAGACTCAAAAACTACTGTCTCCTTTACCCTCGGCTCAACAGTAGAACGTTATTTTGATAAACCCGGCACTCGTGCAAAGGGTGTTGCAATGCTTCGCCAACAGTTTATTGATGCCCAAGAATATCTTGATAAACGAAACTCTGATGAAAACCACAGCACCGATCTTAAAATGGAAGCCCTGGCCGATGTATTAAGTGGGGAACTGACCGCTATGATCACGGCCCATCGTGCGAATGATATCATGACAGCCCTTCGACTTAAAGAAGAGTTTGGTTTTAATATGATACTAGACGGAGCTTCAGAAGCTTACTTGGTAGTTGATGAGATCAAGGATGCCGGAATACCGGTTTTTATCCATCCTACCATGACCAGAACGTATGGGGATGCCCAAAATGCCAGCTTTACTACTGCTTCAAAACTGGCCGAAGCAGAGATTCCTTTCGCCTTTCAAAGTGGTTTTGAGAGCTATGTTCCTAAAACGAGGATCATACTTTATGAAGCAGCTGTTGCCACTGCATATGGTCTGGATCGTGAAGAAGCTCTTAAAGCTTTAACTAAACAACCTGCTCAACTTCTCGGTATCTCTGACAAGGTAGGATCTCTGGCAACAGGCAAAGATGCCGACCTCGTACTTTTTGATGGTGACCCACTAGAATATACAACTCATATCAAATCCGTTATTGTTGATGGAAAGGTAGTAAAAAAGTAACGTAGGCAACTCTAGGTTTTAATATTATTATCCCCTCCCTTGCTTTATATAAAATGGTGAGGGGATTTTTTATTGGAACAGCTGATACCTAACTCTCTATCCATTGCAAAAACTAAACTTTGATTGCCCTGTGCATAATTAATGCCTATCCTAGGGGTTCTTATAAGAAAAATAAACTTCGTAGGCGAACATGGATATTCCCGCATATTTAAATGCTTTGACGGGACTTTTTGTAATCATTGATCCCATAGGTGCAGCACTCATTTTCCACTCACTAGTACCACCGGGAGAAAAGCGTCATCGACGCATCATGGCATTCAAAGCAATTATTATATCCGCGGTACTACTAATTGTCTTTGGTAATTATGGTGAACCTTTGCTCGAACAGCTAGGTATAAGTATTCATGCTTTGAGAATATCGGGCGGTTTGCTTCTTTTCTATACGGCATTCAATATGGTTACCGAAGAGATAGAATATAGTACAACAGAAAAGAAAAAAGACATCTCTGTTTTTCCTATGTCTATTCCCCTCTTAGCAGGTCCGGGCTCGTTAACACTCTCCATTCTTCTCTTTTCTAAATCTGGTGAAGCCAGTGCTGATATCGCAGTAACTGCAGCAATACTGTCTATATTTACACTAACGCTGGTTTTGATGCTCATATCAAATTATCTGAAGAAAATAATAGGGAAAACCGGGGATGAGATTCTACGGCGATTTTTGGGTGTTATTCTTGCAGCCCTCGCCATACAATTTGTTTACGATGGTATTGCCAATATCACCGGTTAAAGCTGATAAAAAAATATATTATTGATATGCTTCCGTAATCTTATTTCGCAGCTTATCTTTGGTCATATCATCTGTAAAAGCATGCTCTATAGCATCCAAATTACTCTGTAACAGCTTTTGTTTACCCCAGTCAAATACCGAGGTTACGGTCTCATATTCCTCTTCTAAAGTTACATTTGAAATCGTCCGCGTATCCGTGTTTATGCTCAGAGAAATTCCTGAATCAAACAGACTATCAATGGAGTGATCTGAAATAGTCTCAAACACATCCGTCTGCACATTACTGGTAGGACAAACTTCGAGATGGATATTATGCTCTTGTAAATATTCTACCAGTTCTGGATCATCATAACTACGTACCCCATGACCTATTCGCGAGGGTCCAAACTTTTTAAGGGTTTCCCACACACTTTCAGGTCCACAAGCCTCTCCGGCATGGGCAGTACAATTAATATCTTTTTCATTGGCATACTCAAATGCCGCAACATGGTTATCAACGGGATATCCAGCCTCATCAGCAGCAATATCAAAGCCCACAATACGGCTACCCGAAAACTCTTCTACTAATTTCACTGTTTCCATGCTTTGCTCTTTTGAATAATGTCGTAGTGTACACAATATAATACCTGCTTCAATTCCGGTTTCTTTGATCTGGTCCTCAACCGTATCATTCACTACCTGAACTACTTCTTCAGCTGTTAACCCTTTTTGTGTATGCTCTAATGGCGCATATCGGAGCTCTGCATATAATACATTATCAGCCTGCAGCTGTTCAAAAAGGTCTTTGGTAACCAATTTAAGAGCTTTTTTTGTTTGCATTAACTCAATCGCAGGTTGAGACCGTTTTATATAATCGGCTAAGTCTCTACACTTTGCTGGAGCAATAAAAAACTCTCTGTACTCAGCTTTCGTAATATCAGGCCTTAACTTTTTTACAACTTTAAAACTCAATGAACAGTCTAAGTGTAAGTGAAGCTCAATTTTTGGGACCGTGGAAAAATTCATGACTGCTGTCTCTTTATATGGTTCTGCAAA includes:
- a CDS encoding MarC family protein, which produces MDIPAYLNALTGLFVIIDPIGAALIFHSLVPPGEKRHRRIMAFKAIIISAVLLIVFGNYGEPLLEQLGISIHALRISGGLLLFYTAFNMVTEEIEYSTTEKKKDISVFPMSIPLLAGPGSLTLSILLFSKSGEASADIAVTAAILSIFTLTLVLMLISNYLKKIIGKTGDEILRRFLGVILAALAIQFVYDGIANITG
- a CDS encoding amidohydrolase family protein, whose protein sequence is MKNRITLFLFTLLLGISMSSYSQVAVQADTIYTMDGDKIIDGIVLVKGEKIEAIGPATDVQVPSDYQMHKTSVVTPGFIDAHTVVGLAGIFNQDSDQDQLETSSAIQPHLRAFDAYNAREELVKFVLDKGVTTVHTGHGPGALASGQTMIAKTAYNTVKKAVLDSKTTVSFTLGSTVERYFDKPGTRAKGVAMLRQQFIDAQEYLDKRNSDENHSTDLKMEALADVLSGELTAMITAHRANDIMTALRLKEEFGFNMILDGASEAYLVVDEIKDAGIPVFIHPTMTRTYGDAQNASFTTASKLAEAEIPFAFQSGFESYVPKTRIILYEAAVATAYGLDREEALKALTKQPAQLLGISDKVGSLATGKDADLVLFDGDPLEYTTHIKSVIVDGKVVKK
- a CDS encoding amidohydrolase family protein, which codes for MKDIINKIQGQSMKRFIQLSILLIFCIPTLLLAQQPKVFTGGKIIPISGDPIDNGVLVIQNGEIIAVGTQGKVDIPSDAKTYDVSGKVIMPGLVDSHSHVGGGDGGDQSSALHPDTRIMDSIDPRSDTFKKALAGGITTVNVMPGSGHLMSGQTVYLKLRKANKIEDMLLVEDPQEEVAGGLKMANGTNPIGKGPFPGTRAKSASMVRELFIKAQNYKGKVEKADGDPEKMPTRDIGMETLVDVLNGKRIVHHHTHRHDDILTAIRLAEEFDYRLVLHHVSEAWKVADEIAEADIPASIIVLDSPGGKMEAVDIKYKNGAVLEDAGVTVGYHTDASITDTRLFLRSGAFGVRAGMSRKGALKALTIENAKMLDAQNRVGTLEKGKDADFIILSGDPLSVYTRVQQTWVEGKKRFDISNPKDRKYATGGYNVFERTTQNHNHGRK
- the add gene encoding adenosine deaminase, which encodes MNFSTVPKIELHLHLDCSLSFKVVKKLRPDITKAEYREFFIAPAKCRDLADYIKRSQPAIELMQTKKALKLVTKDLFEQLQADNVLYAELRYAPLEHTQKGLTAEEVVQVVNDTVEDQIKETGIEAGIILCTLRHYSKEQSMETVKLVEEFSGSRIVGFDIAADEAGYPVDNHVAAFEYANEKDINCTAHAGEACGPESVWETLKKFGPSRIGHGVRSYDDPELVEYLQEHNIHLEVCPTSNVQTDVFETISDHSIDSLFDSGISLSINTDTRTISNVTLEEEYETVTSVFDWGKQKLLQSNLDAIEHAFTDDMTKDKLRNKITEAYQ